The DNA segment GATGATTTGAGCAAAAATCGCAAACTGGCGAAATACCTTGATGGCGCTATTTTGATTCCTGACGACTTCTACATCGACCCGAGTTACGATAAATGGCGAAAGTTTGCGCGGGAATACAAATCTGCTTATGGTCGGTATCCATCGAGAGTAGCTGCGCTGGGATACGATGCGGCAATGCTCGTTATAAATGGGATAAACAGCGGCGCACTAACGCAAGAACTTATGCGCGACTTCCTTTCGGGCGTTTACGATTACAACGGTGCCGCAGGACCAGTAAGCTTCGACCAGAATGGTGCAAACACAAAGGCATTCATAGTAAAATTCGTTGAGGGCAAACCGGTCAGAATAAAGTAATATGCCGAAAAACGACATCATCAACGGTGGTTATCTTGTAATAAAACCCAAAGGGGTCACATCACGCGGTGTCGACAACATAATAGGGAAATTATTAGGCACCCGCCGTGTGGGACATGTCGGCACTCTCGACCCATCAGCGACAGGACTTTTGCCCGTACTAATAGGCAAAGCCACAAAAGTAGCATCTTTCATAGATAGCGGCGTAAAAGGTTACAGCGTCGAAATAGTTCTCGGAGTAACCACTGATACTGATGACTCGACTGGTGAGGTGATAGACGAAAAGCCAATCGAAGTCGACGAAAAAACAATAAAGAATGTGATAGAAGGGTTTATCGGCGAAATAGAACAAGTTCCACCACGATACAGTGCAAAAAAATACTATGGTGTTCCTCTCTACAAACTCGCAAGAAAAGGAGTAGAAATAAAACTTGAACCTCGCAAGGTTAAGATATTTTCCATAGAGGACATAGACATCAAATTGCCAAGAGTAAGATTTAATGTGGTTTGCAGCACTGGAACTTACATGAGAGCACTGGCAAGAGATATAGGTTTTAAGCTTGGCTGTGGCGCGCACCTTAGCTGGCTTGAGAGAACACGAGTTGGACCTCACAGAATAGAAGACGGCATCCCGCTCGAGGAGATAGTGAAATCAATACGGGAAGGCGAACCTCAAAAATACCTTCTCAGTGTTAACGAGCTTCTCCCCCACTTAAAAAGGGTTTCAGCCGACCCTATGGAAGCATGGAAGGTAAAACATGGGCAAATAATTCCACATCTCGCTTATGATGTGGCTTCAGGCGAGATATTCGCTATCGAAAACTCGGACGGGGAAATAATTGCTATTGCCGAAAAAACGGACGGAGGATATAAATACAAGCGGGTGTTAACCTGATTGGAGGCGAGAATGGACGGAAAAACGGGTGAACTTTTCGAAAAGCTTGTAGAAATCGTGAAAAAGCTAAGAGCTCCTGGCGGCTGTCCATGGGATCGCGAACAAACGCACGAGTCACTGCGACCAAATATAATCGAGGAAGTGTATGAGCTTGTTGAGGCTATAGACTCCAAAGACTACGATGCAATGAAAGAAGAACTCGGCGATATACTGTTGCATGTTCTCTTCCACGCCGATATAGAACGAGAAGCAGGGCGATTCGATATTAATGATGTTATAGTTGGAATAACCAGCAAGCTTATAAGACGGCATCCACATGTATTTGGCGAAACAAAAGTGAAAGACACCGAGGAAATACTACACAACTGGGAACAAATAAAACTTAGGGAGCGCAAAGAAAATTCATCTCATGCATCGCTCCTTGACGGCATACCAAAAAGTATGCCAGCACTTCTTGTGGCGCAGAGAATGCAGGAAAAAGCTGCAAGGATAGGTTTCGACTGGGAAGACATAAAGGATGTCTTGAAAAAGGTGCATGAAGAACTCGCTGAACTTGAGGAATCAATAGCTAATAATGAGAGAAACTCACGAATTGAAAGTGAACTTGGAGACCTTATTTTTGCTATAACAAATCTTGCGCGATTTCTCGGCATAAATGCTGAAATGGCCCTAAGGAAAACAAATGAGAAATTTTCCTCACGATTCAGACATATAGAGAAGAAGTTGCGCGAGCTTGGGGTAGAAAATCCCACTCTT comes from the bacterium genome and includes:
- the truB gene encoding tRNA pseudouridine(55) synthase TruB, producing MPKNDIINGGYLVIKPKGVTSRGVDNIIGKLLGTRRVGHVGTLDPSATGLLPVLIGKATKVASFIDSGVKGYSVEIVLGVTTDTDDSTGEVIDEKPIEVDEKTIKNVIEGFIGEIEQVPPRYSAKKYYGVPLYKLARKGVEIKLEPRKVKIFSIEDIDIKLPRVRFNVVCSTGTYMRALARDIGFKLGCGAHLSWLERTRVGPHRIEDGIPLEEIVKSIREGEPQKYLLSVNELLPHLKRVSADPMEAWKVKHGQIIPHLAYDVASGEIFAIENSDGEIIAIAEKTDGGYKYKRVLT
- the mazG gene encoding nucleoside triphosphate pyrophosphohydrolase, producing the protein MDGKTGELFEKLVEIVKKLRAPGGCPWDREQTHESLRPNIIEEVYELVEAIDSKDYDAMKEELGDILLHVLFHADIEREAGRFDINDVIVGITSKLIRRHPHVFGETKVKDTEEILHNWEQIKLRERKENSSHASLLDGIPKSMPALLVAQRMQEKAARIGFDWEDIKDVLKKVHEELAELEESIANNERNSRIESELGDLIFAITNLARFLGINAEMALRKTNEKFSSRFRHIEKKLRELGVENPTLELMDKFWDEAKEHEE